One part of the Sandaracinaceae bacterium genome encodes these proteins:
- a CDS encoding AraC family transcriptional regulator, whose translation MPHASAGSRLPLSRYPSLDIASLEVAADIYSRMVAPVHLHGMPSKEPFAWRVNHLELGPVTLVANETTSSVWADCEGADDAYLVSLPLGDNAAESSVGQVVTPLVRGRSGVIVTPRQRSKVVVRSGSRTLQVSVPRQAMLDAMTTLTGREPRDIQFHTRLALDAPETASFARLLGRVVKEADLEQPGFTAPGAAERWAEALIFRLLLGQPNSRSALFAVRSQSAEPRYVRRAAAYLDAAGDRDVTMAELTQVTGVSARSLQSGFQKTHGCSPLAFARARRLERARVLFLTHDDALTVSEVAQRVGIPHLGRFSGYYRQHFGESPTATLARSDSTRVKLR comes from the coding sequence ATGCCGCACGCGTCCGCAGGCTCTCGGTTGCCCTTGTCGCGCTACCCGAGCCTCGACATCGCCTCACTCGAAGTGGCGGCGGACATCTACAGCCGGATGGTGGCGCCGGTGCACCTCCACGGCATGCCGAGCAAGGAGCCCTTCGCGTGGCGGGTGAACCACCTCGAGCTGGGGCCAGTGACGCTCGTGGCGAACGAGACCACGTCCAGCGTGTGGGCCGACTGCGAGGGCGCGGACGATGCGTACCTGGTGTCGTTGCCGCTGGGGGACAACGCGGCCGAGTCGAGCGTCGGTCAGGTGGTGACGCCGCTGGTGCGTGGGAGGTCGGGGGTGATCGTCACGCCCCGGCAGCGCTCCAAGGTGGTGGTGCGCTCAGGCAGCCGGACCTTGCAGGTCTCCGTGCCGCGGCAGGCCATGCTCGACGCCATGACCACGCTCACGGGGCGTGAGCCGCGCGACATCCAATTCCACACGCGGCTCGCGCTCGACGCGCCCGAGACGGCTTCGTTCGCCCGCTTGCTCGGCAGAGTGGTGAAGGAGGCCGACCTCGAGCAGCCAGGCTTCACGGCACCGGGTGCGGCGGAGCGCTGGGCGGAGGCGCTGATCTTTCGCCTGCTGCTCGGCCAGCCGAACTCTCGGTCTGCGCTGTTCGCTGTCAGGTCGCAGTCCGCGGAGCCACGCTACGTGCGCCGCGCGGCCGCGTACCTGGACGCGGCAGGAGACCGCGACGTCACGATGGCGGAGCTCACGCAGGTCACGGGCGTGAGCGCGCGTTCGCTGCAGAGCGGGTTCCAGAAGACGCATGGATGCTCGCCGCTCGCCTTCGCGCGCGCGCGCAGGCTCGAGCGTGCTCGCGTGCTGTTCCTGACCCACGATGACGCGCTGACCGTGAGCGAGGTCGCGCAGCGCGTGGGCATCCCGCACCTCGGTCGGTTCAGCGGCTACTACCGGCAGCACTTCGGCGAGAGCCCGACCGCCACGCTGGCTCGCTCGGACAGCACGCGTGTGAAGCTGCGGTAG